In Mycolicibacterium aubagnense, the DNA window TGCGGGCCAGAATCCCTCCGGAACCCATTGCACCACTTTGTTATCCAGCCATTCGAACTTGCCGGACATCGCAGGTGTCGACGTCACGTCAAGAGCCATTTCGGCAGCAGCCCGGTTGGTGATCGGGCGCTTGAATGTCACCACGACGGGATGCGCGACGCCGACCGGAAGCCCCTGCGTCGGCTGCGTCGACTCGATGATCGAGCCCAACGGCAATCGGATGCCTGCCGTCTCGATACCGAGCGCGCCGCCAGTGGTGGTCGTGGCGACCACGACCACGGCAAGGACCCCGTGTACTAACACCCGCATATATCCGACCCCTTTGTCGCTGGCCGCATGGTTGAACACCGTCATGGTATGGGCCTGCGAGCGCCGAAATCCTTACGGCGCGTCAATATTTCGGTCAAAGATTCGTCACGGATTGGACAACCAACATCACGGCGTGTCGCCGGTCGCTGATCCCCGCGATCCGGAGACCGGGGTCGACATCCACGGTTTCGCGACGTCGTCACTTGACGTGCGCGACAATTACACACACCGGGGGCAATAGAAGGGCTGGACGAGCCATGACGACAGACCGCATTGCGCTCCCAACATCGGCCGACGAGGAATGTATCGACTGCGGCTATACCCCGGAACTGAAGCGGACCCTCAGCGGCTTCCAGGTCTTCGCCATTTCGTTCGCCTTCATCTCGGTAGCCGTGGGTATTTTCGGGACCTACGACGACCTTCTGCAGACCTCCGGCCCCGTCGGCATTTGGCTCTGGGTCGTGGCGGCGGTGGGGCAGACGCTCGTCGCGCTCGTGGTCGCGCAGTTCGCGTCGCGCATCGCGCTGAGCGGCTCGTCGTACCAATGGGCGTCGCGGCTGGCCAACCCGAAAGTCGGCTGGCTATTCGGCTGGCTGACGTTCTGGTACCTCGCCATCGCCGTGGTCGCCGTCGACAACGCACTGGCGAGTCAAGCACTTATGCCGTTGCTGGGCCTGTCGAACAGCGAGGACACAGCACGCCTGATCACCGTCGCGGTACTGATCGTCCAGGCGGTGCTCGTCATTGCCTCTACCCGCCTGCTCGGACTGGTCACGTCCGGTGCGGTGGGCTTGGAGATCGGCATCATCGTGCTGCTGGTACTCGGGCTGGGGATCGTCATGGCGGTCACGGGTAGCGGCGACGTCGCCAACCTGACGACCCGCGGAGTCGCTGCGGGCTCCGGCGACTACTACGCGATCGGCGGCGGGCTGATGGCCGGGATGATCATGGGACTCACCACGCTCGTCGGTTTCGACTCTGCCGCCAACCTGGCCGAGGAGGCCGAGGATCCGTTCAAGAGTGTGCCGCGCGCCATCGTGGCGTCGGTGGTCGCCGCCGGCGTTGCCGGGTTGGTGTTTCTGATCGCCCTCACGATGGGAATCAAGGACATCACTGCGGTAAGCCGCAGCGGTTCACCGGTAGCCCTCATCATCCGCGAACAGCTAGGCCCGGTAGCAGAGCGAATTCTGCTGGCCGGCATCGCCTTTGCCATGTTCGGCGCCGGGATGGTGGTGATGGCGGCGTGCTCACGACAAGTGTTCGCCATGTCGCGCGACGGTCGCTTTCCGCTACACCAGATGATGCGGCGCGTCAATTCCCGCACCCAGACGCCGGTACCGGCCACCATTTTGATCCTGGTCGTAGGTGTCGTGCTGATGGCGACCTTGCGCGGGTCCGCGCTCATCCAGCTGATCATCGCATCGACCATTCTGCCGGCATTGATCTACGGCGCCATCGTCGTGCTGTACCTGACGGTCCGGAAACGTTTGGAACACAAGGAAGGTGGCTTCAGCTTGCGCCGCTTTGAAGTCCCGGTCGCGGCCGTGGCACTGGTCTGGGTCGCGTTGGCACTCTTCGTACTCGTGACACCCCAATCCGCGCGGGTGCCGAGCGTCATCGTGCTCGGCCTCATCGCCGCCGGCATCGGATACTTCGTCAAAATGTTGGCCTTCAACCGTGAAGTACTGGACACGGAACCAGGCATCGACGAATTCGCGGCCGACCGATGAGTTCGCTTTCGAGCTGGCCCGGAACCATCACCGGACCGGTCGTGTGCCCGGATGACGCCGACTACCCCGCGGCCTGCGCCGGATTCAACCTGCTCTACACACACCGGCCAGCCGCCATCGTATTTGCCCGGGATACAACGGATGTCGTCAATGCGTTGAGCTGGGCCCGGCAACACGACCTACCGGTGCGGGCTCGCAGCGGACGGCACTGCCTCGAAGGCTGGTCCACCGTCGACGACGGAGTCGTCATCGACGTGAGTCACTTGAAGTCGGCGGCGATCGACACCGAATCACGAACCGCGACAGTCGGCGCTGGCCTCAACCAATCCGAAGCGGTGGCGGCACTCGGCCGAGCGGGCTTCGCGGCGCCGACGGGGACCGAGGGCACCGTCGGGTTAGTCGGCGCGACGCTCGGCGGTGGGTTCGGGCTCCTCACGCGTGCCTTCGGCATGGCGTGCGATAACCTCCTCGCGGCCGAGATAGTCGTTGCACCTGCCGGCGGCGGCGCCGAGGTGCTGGTCGCCGACGCGAAAACCAACACCGACTTGTTGTGGGCATTGCGCGGCGCCGGCAACGGCAATCTCGGCATCGTCACGTCCATGGCGTACTCGATTCATCCACTCGCACAGTGCATTTATGCGGTCGCACGATGGTCAGGACTGGACGACCTTCCGGCAGTTTTCGAGGCTTGGCAACGCTGCGCGCCGTTTCTGGACCATCGCCTCACCAGCCAACTCGAGATCCGTCGCGACGAGATTTCGATGGTCAGCGTCCTTGCCTCCGGTTCGGAGCCCGAGGCGCTGCAGATGCTGACGCCGGTGCTGTCCGCGGGCGAACCCGGTGTCGAATGCACTGACGCCAATTGGCCCGACATCTTCGCCGGCTTCCAGATACCGCTGGACGACGAGCCCGCGAACTGGAAGTTCCTTTCGCAGTTCATGTCTGACCCGTTTCCAGACGAAGCGATACAACTCGTCCGCGACCACATGTCGACGGCGCCGACGCCTGCCTGCAATTACTTCACCAACGCATTGCGCGGCGCAGTCCAGGTGCGCGAACCTTCCGGCGGCGCGGCCTTTGCCCACCGAGATTCTCTCTTCTATGCCGAACCGGGCGCGGGCTGGGGCGTCCGCGGTGGCGAGCCCGCTTCGGACGATCCGTTGACCGAACGCTGCCTCAATTGGATCGCCGCGTTCGGAGACGCATTGCAGCCCTTCGTGACCGGCGCGTATACCAACGTCCCGAATGCCGGCATTCCCGACTGGGAATACGCCTACTGGGGCACAAATGTCGACCGATTGCGCGCCGTCAAAGCCAAATACGATCCCGACAATATATTCCGGTTCGAACAAAGCATCGCGCCGCCGAAATTCGAGTCATGACATGTTTTACGCGTTTTCGCCGGCCGCAGAATAACTGCAACAGTTAACGAAGTAGCCGGACTCGGCCGGCTGGGCTGAACCGGCTCCGAAGAAGGCCACAGTCCCACCGGGTGGGAGCTCGTCCGCCGGAGCGGAAATGGATGTGCTTGCCTTCACACGAGGCCGGACCCGATGGCGATCCGCGCCCTGACGACGTCGAAAGGAAGTGCTGCGATGGCAGATTCGGATAGCTTGTCGGACGTGGTGGCGATCGTCACCGGTGGATGCCGCGGTCTCGGCGCGTCGATGGCGCGGCATATCGTGGCCGGCGGCGGCAAGGTCGTCATCGCCGACGTCCTCGACGACGAGGGCCGGCAGCTGGCGACCGAGCTCGGGGACGCGGCGCGCTACACGCACCTCGACGTCACCGATCGCGCCCAGTGGGACGCGGCCGTCGCATTGACGGTCGCAGAGTTCGGCACGATCACCGGCCTGGTCAACAACGCCGGTATCTCCACCGGGCAGTTCATCGAGCACGAGCCGCTGGAGCACTTCCGCACGGTGCTCGACGTCAACCTGGTCGGTGTCTTCAACGGCATTCAGGCCGTCATCGCGCCGATGCGCGCGGCCGGCGGCGGCTCGATTGTCAACATCTCCTCGGCCGCGGGTCTGATGGGCCTGGCCCTGACCGCCGGTTACGGCGCCTCCAAATGGGCGGTACGCGGCCTGAGCAAAATCGCTGCCGTCGAACTGGGCACCGACCGCATCCGGGTCAACTCCGTGCATCCCGGCATGACGTACACGCCGATGACGGCGCAGGTCGGCATCCAGCAGGGCGAGGGCAATTACCCCAATACCCCGATGGGTCGCGTGGGCGAGGCCGACGAGATCGCCGGCGCGGTCACCTACCTGCTGTCGCGGGCGGCCTCGTACGTCACCGGCGCCGAGATCGCGGTCGACGGCGGCTGGACGACCGGCCCCACCGTCAAATACGTGATGGGCCAATAACTCAGGAGGCGACCAGCCACACGGCGAGCGGAATCAGTGCGCCGCGTTGCGAGCCAGGTCGATGGCGAACGACTTCACGAAGGTGCCCGCACCGGGCTCCCCGCGGCCGCACGACCCGTCGGACTCGCCGACTCGCTTGACCCAGAGGTACGCGTCGGCGTGCGCGCCGGCAGTGTCAGTGGTAGGCGCGACACCCAGTGCGCGGCCATCAGGGTTGCACCAGTACATCGGGTCGCCCTCGGCCGGTCCGGCACCGTTGCGCGAGGTGTCGATGACGTAATGCGCGCCGTTGGTGAGGCCGGAGATCGCCTCGCCGTAGCCGATTTCCTCACCGGTGGTGAAGTAATTCGTCGTGTTGAGGCTGAAGCCCCGCGCCTTCGCGACACCGACGTCGTTCAGACGCGACGCCATGGTCTCGGCACTGACCCAGCGCGAGTGCCCGGCGTCGATGTAGACCGCCGCGGCCGGGTCGCGGGTCAGCGTGTCCACGGCGTAGCGGATCAGGTCGAAGCGCTCCTGGCGCTGACCGCCGGAAAGGCAGTCGGCCATGGCGAGGGCGTCGGGCTCGACGATGATCGCCGCCGGCGAGCCACCCAGGCCCGCCGCGACGCTGTCGATCCACGCCCGGTAGCTGTCGGCCGACCCGAATCCGCCCGCGGCGTAGCTGCCGCAGTCGCGGTGCGGGATGCCATACAGGACCAGCACGGGAGTGGCGCCCGCGGCGTTCGCGGCGCCGGTCAACCCGGCGACCGTGCCGCCGACCGTGGAGGCGGGGAACGCCTGGTCCAGCCAGTAGGCCTGCGGCGTGTTGGCGATCGCGGTGAGCTCGGGGCTGGGCGGGTCGGACTGGGCGGCGGCAGCCTTGGCCTTCGAGATCGGATCGGCGTAGAAGGGCCGGCCGGCCAGCGGGTTGCTGTCGTCGACCAGGCGGATCGCCGGCGCGTCTTCGCGCGGCGCGCGGTCGGTGGACAGGCCCAGACTCGCGACGGCGGCAACAGCCAGAAACGGAGCAGTCCAGCGGGCAACAACGCCAACAGCTGAGGAGATCACCTCAGGAAAATAGTTCGACTTGGTCAATAAGCGCCAATCGGGAGCCAAAGTTGGTGTGCGAGTGATCAATGTGACGATTTGCGAACGCGCCTCACCTGTGAACCGACCTGCACCCTGTCCCCGCGAATACCAGGACCATCTCGGCCTTCTCACCGGCGTCCGACAGTCGCAGTGTGTATGGAGAGCCGCTCGACCGGCGGCTGACTACCACGGCAAACCAGCAGGGGATACAGCATGACACTGCTCGACGAAGTGGTCTCGGCCTACGGAGGCCGCGATCGCTGGGATCAACTCACTTCCATCACCATCCACCAGAACATCGGCGGCACCCTCTGGACGCGCAAAGGCGTCGACGGGATCCTCGACGGCGCGACCGTCGAGATCGAACCGAGGCACCAACGCACGTGGCACCGCCCATTGCCCACGGCGGGCTTTCGATCGTCCTACAGTCCCGAACTCATCAGGCTCGAGACCGACGACGAAACGGCGGCTGTCATCGAGGAGCTGCGCTCGCCGCGAGAATCGTTCGTCGGCCATACCGCTGAGACACCGTGGACCACATTGCAGCTCGCGTACTTCGCAGGCTTTGCGATGTGGACATATCTGTCCGAGCCCTATTCGCTGACGCTGCCGGGCGTGCACACCGAAGAACTCGGACCCTGGCGTGAAGACGGACACACCTGGCGCCGGCTAGGCATCCATTTTCCCGACTACATCGCCACCCAGAGCTCCGAGCAGACCGTCTACATCGACGCCGACGGGCTCATCCAGCGCCGCGATTACACCGCGGAACTGCTCGGAAGTTCCTTGACCGCACACTATTCGACCGGTCACCAGGAGTTCGACGGCATCGTCATCGCCACCAAACGCGCCGCCTATCGCCGCGGCTGTGACAACGCGACCGTCAGCGGTTCCGAACCGATCGTGACCATCGATATCGACAACGTCGTCGTGAAATAACGAGGCAGACCATCTTTTTCAACACCACATCTTTGAAAGGAGCAGCACTGTGACTTCCGTTAAAGCAGCGGCCGTACAAATCAGCCCCGTGCTCTACAGCCGCGAGCGCACCGTCGAGCGCATTGTCGCGAAGATCGACGAATTGGCCACTCTTGGCGTCCAATTCGCCGTCTTCCCGGAAACCGTGATCCCCTACTACCCCTACTTCTCCTTCGTGCAACGGCCGTTCGAAATGAGCGCCGAACAATTGCGGCTGATGGAGGAAGCCGTCACGGTACCGTCACCGGCCACGGACGCCATCGGCGACGCCGCGCGACGCGCCGGCATGGTGGTGTCCATCGGAGTCAACGAGCGCGACGGCGGCTCGATCTACAACACGCAGTTGCTTTTCGACGCCGACGGAGAACTGATCCAGCGCCGCCGCAAGATCACACCGACCTACCACGAACGCATCGTGTGGGGCCAGGGCGACGGCAGCGGCCTTCGAGCCACCGACAGCGCCGTCGGGCGAATCGGCCAGCTGGCGTGTTGGGAGCACTACAACCCGCTCTACCGATACGCACTGATCGCCGACCACGAGCAGATCCACGCGGCCATGTTCCCGGGCTCGATCTTCGGTGAGCAGTTCGCGCAGCAGACTGAGATCCAAGTCCGCAACCACGCGCTGGAATCGGGTGCGTTCGTCGTGGTTTCCACGGCATGGCTGAACCCCGAACAGCAGCAACAGATCATGGCGGACACCGGCACTCCGGTCGGACCGATCTCAGGCGGCTGCTTCACCGCAATCATCAACCCCCAGGGCGAGATCATCGGTGAACCGCTGCGTTCCGGTGAGGGCCACGTGATCGCCGACCTCGATTTTGCGCAGATCGACCGACGCAAAGCATTCATGGACGCCAGCGGACACTACAGCCGGCCTGAACTCCTCAGCTTGAACGTTGATCACACGCCCCGGCCACACCTCCACCGGACCGACGTCGCGGAGGTCGATCGTGTCGACGATTGACGCCCAGGAGATTCCGTTCAGCGGGGTGCGGGTGCGGTTCGGCAGCGACAAGACGTTCGACGAACTGAGTGATTCCCTGTTTTCCGATATCGGCGCAGAGCCCGCACATATAACGGATCTACCTGCGTTGGCAGATCGTGACTGGGCCGCGTTCGCCGCAGACGTCCAGCGCCAAGCCGGGCCGAGCGATTTCATGTTGATGCACCTGATCGACCACACCGTGTGGCTCAGCACCGCGGGAGTAGAGCGCAAGGCCCTGCGCGTCATCCTGGGCAATCCGCTCATCGCGATCACCATGATTCGTCACGACCTCACAGCGGGGCTGTTCGCTCCCGTTGAGATCCTGCTCATGGAAGAGGACGATGACCGCAGCAGCCTGACCTACGTCAAGCCATCGTCGCTCATGGTGATCGAGGACAACGAGGCGCTACGTGCCGCAGCACTGATCCTCGATGACAAACTTGCTGCGCTGGCCACCAAAGTCGTATCGACCGAATAGGGCCCCACACCACCTACGGTCGGGCACTTTTCCGGACGATTTCTAGATCTCCGGGATGCGCTCCGGATGCAGCATCTCGGCGTACCGCAGCTGCTCGGGGATCCCGAACCCGTCGACCAGCACCTCGGCGTACGGCCGGAGCTTGCGGCAGCGGTCATTGATCCCGGCGGTGACGGCCTTGGCCCGGTCCATGGACAGGAAGCGGTGCTCGATGTACCACGCCTTGTCCTCTTCGATCGCCGACAGCGCATACAGATCGCACATGAGGCCGAAGATCTCGCGGGCCTCCGGATCGGCGCACGCGTCGATCCCGGCGGCAAAGGACTCGAACACGATGCGGTCGATGTGCGCCGACGCCGCGTGCAGCACATGGTCCTGCACGGAGTTGAACGCCTCGAACGGGCTCATCTCCTTGGAGTTGGCCTGCAAGCGGCGGGCCACCGTCGACAGCAGGTAGTCGGCCCGGTCCTCGAACATCTTGGCCTGAGTGCCGCGGTTGAAGAGGCTGCCCGCTTCCTCGTTGTCCTGCCGGGTGTCAAGCAGGTTCTGCAGGATGGTCTCGGTGCCGGTGCTCCGGCGAACGCGCTCTCGAGCCGTGCTGGTCGCGAACCGCACCCACTCGAACGGGCTCATGCCCTTGATGTCGTCGGCGTACTCGGTGAGCAGGTGCTTGGCCACCAACTGCGTCAGGACGTGGTTGTCACCTTCGAAGGTGGTGAACACATCGGTGTCGGCCTTCAGCGAAATCAGCCGGTTCTCCGCCAGATACCCGGCACCACCGCAGGCTTCGCGACACTCCTGGATGGCCTTGGTGGCATGCCACGTCGCGGCGGCTTTCAGGCCCGCGGCCCGCGCCTCCAGTTCACGCTGCACCTCACCGTCGGGTTCGGCGATTGCAGTCAGATCGTGCAGGTCCGAGACCAGCTCGTTCTGGGCGAACTGCAGCGCATAGGACTTCGCGATCAACGGCAGCAGCCGACGCTGATGCACCAGGTAGTCCATGATGAGGACTTCTTCGTCGGTCTGTGTCGTACCCCCCGGTCGCTTCGCTCCTGCCCCTGACGGCGCCTCGAACTGCCTGCGCTGCAGCGCGTACCGGGTCGCGATGTCCAATGCGACGCGGGCGGCCGCCGCGGCGCTCCCGCCGACCGTCACCCGGCCGCGGATCAGCGTGCCCAGCATGGTGAAGAACCGCCGGTTGGGGCTCTCGATCGGGGACGAGTACGTTCCGTCCTCGGCGACGTCGCCGTACCGGTTGAGCAGGCTCTCCCGCGGAATCCGCACCTGGTCGAACTGGATGCGGCCGTTGTCCACGCCGGGCAGTCCACCCTTGTAGTGGCAGTCCGACGTCCGGATGCCTGGTAGGTCATTGCCGTATTCGTCACGCAGCGGCACCACGAAGCAGTGCACGCCGTGGTTCTCCCCTTTGGTGATCAGTTGTGCGAAAACCGCTGCCACCTGCGCTGATTCAGCCGCGCCGCCGATGTAGTCCTTACGTGCGGTGGGTGTTGGTGAATCGATGACGAATTCGCCGGTGGCCTGGTCGTAGGTGGCGGTCGTCTCCAGGGACTGCACGTCGCTGCCGTGCCCGGTTTCCGTCATCGCGAAGCAACCGACCAGATCCAGGTCGATCGCCTTGCGCACATACGCCTTGTGGTGTCGCTCGGTACCAAGATTATCGATCGCACCGCCGAACAGGCCCCACTGCACACCGGCCTTGACCATCAACGAAAGGTCGCTCATGGCCAGCATCTCGATGCGGGCGATCGTGGCGCCCGCATCTCCGTTACCGCCGTGGCCCTTCGCGAAGGCGTCCTCGGCGGCACCCCGCGAAGCCATGTACTTCATCTGTTCGGTGACCTTGGCCCGGGCGATCGCGGTGCTCGGGGTGTAGTGCGGCTTGAACAGTTCGGCGGAAAGCTCTTCGCGGATGCGGTCTTTCACCTCGCGCCACCGTCCGTCGAGGACGTAGCGGAGATGTTCGGCGGTCGACGTCACAAGAATCCCCTCCATCGCACGGTCGCGTTGACGACCGAGTGGTCCATCTAGCGTTCGATGCTGATGCCGTACAAATCGATACTGTGCGGCAGTGACTTCTGCGGATTCAGCGTAGCTCCGCGCAGCACCGGAGTGGATCCGGTCAACACGTGCGCCAGGAAGGCCTGCCCCAGGAACACCGACAACCCGGCCCCCGGACAACCCTGCGGGCCGTGGCTGAAAAAGTTGTACGACCAGTCGCTTCCGGCATCCCCGCTGACCCATTCTCCTGGTGAGAAGCGGTCGGCGTACTGGATCCGGTCCCGGTTTCGGTGGTTGAACACGTTGTAGATGAGGACCTGTTTGCCTTCGGGCAGCACTGCACCACTGGGGAATTCGATGTCCCGTGTTGCGACGCGGCCGAACAATCCCGTCGTCGGCCACAGCCGCATGGTGTCGAGCAGGCACCCGCCGAGGTACTTCAGCGAGGCGATGCCCTGCCCCGAATTGATGTCGGCGGAGGCCATCTCCGCCCGGACCTCGTTCAGGTTCTCCGAGTGCGTGGACAGCACCGCGAGCGTCCGGAATGCGTTGGCCGCCAGGGTGTCCCCCATCGCGAACAGCCAGTGGATGACCTGGCTCGCCGGGGACGCATCCGCAGGCGGCGGGGTGTCGGCGATCAGCGCGGCCAGGCTCCCCGGCTCCGGGTTCTGCAGGTAGGACTCGATGTGCGCCAAGAACTCCGGATATCCCGGCGCGGGCTCGCCGGGCATTCCATTGCCGGCGGACATCAGTTCGCTGAGCTGTGAGGTGAGCCGGGTATCGTCGGCGGCTTTGTCACCGAAGACCACACACCGCGTCAGCCGCTGGAATGCGGCGTTCCAGTCCGACCACCGCAGGGCCCCGGCACCCAGACTCTCCACCGTCCGTGCAACCTTC includes these proteins:
- a CDS encoding APC family permease encodes the protein MTTDRIALPTSADEECIDCGYTPELKRTLSGFQVFAISFAFISVAVGIFGTYDDLLQTSGPVGIWLWVVAAVGQTLVALVVAQFASRIALSGSSYQWASRLANPKVGWLFGWLTFWYLAIAVVAVDNALASQALMPLLGLSNSEDTARLITVAVLIVQAVLVIASTRLLGLVTSGAVGLEIGIIVLLVLGLGIVMAVTGSGDVANLTTRGVAAGSGDYYAIGGGLMAGMIMGLTTLVGFDSAANLAEEAEDPFKSVPRAIVASVVAAGVAGLVFLIALTMGIKDITAVSRSGSPVALIIREQLGPVAERILLAGIAFAMFGAGMVVMAACSRQVFAMSRDGRFPLHQMMRRVNSRTQTPVPATILILVVGVVLMATLRGSALIQLIIASTILPALIYGAIVVLYLTVRKRLEHKEGGFSLRRFEVPVAAVALVWVALALFVLVTPQSARVPSVIVLGLIAAGIGYFVKMLAFNREVLDTEPGIDEFAADR
- a CDS encoding FAD-binding oxidoreductase translates to MSSLSSWPGTITGPVVCPDDADYPAACAGFNLLYTHRPAAIVFARDTTDVVNALSWARQHDLPVRARSGRHCLEGWSTVDDGVVIDVSHLKSAAIDTESRTATVGAGLNQSEAVAALGRAGFAAPTGTEGTVGLVGATLGGGFGLLTRAFGMACDNLLAAEIVVAPAGGGAEVLVADAKTNTDLLWALRGAGNGNLGIVTSMAYSIHPLAQCIYAVARWSGLDDLPAVFEAWQRCAPFLDHRLTSQLEIRRDEISMVSVLASGSEPEALQMLTPVLSAGEPGVECTDANWPDIFAGFQIPLDDEPANWKFLSQFMSDPFPDEAIQLVRDHMSTAPTPACNYFTNALRGAVQVREPSGGAAFAHRDSLFYAEPGAGWGVRGGEPASDDPLTERCLNWIAAFGDALQPFVTGAYTNVPNAGIPDWEYAYWGTNVDRLRAVKAKYDPDNIFRFEQSIAPPKFES
- a CDS encoding glucose 1-dehydrogenase, with product MADSDSLSDVVAIVTGGCRGLGASMARHIVAGGGKVVIADVLDDEGRQLATELGDAARYTHLDVTDRAQWDAAVALTVAEFGTITGLVNNAGISTGQFIEHEPLEHFRTVLDVNLVGVFNGIQAVIAPMRAAGGGSIVNISSAAGLMGLALTAGYGASKWAVRGLSKIAAVELGTDRIRVNSVHPGMTYTPMTAQVGIQQGEGNYPNTPMGRVGEADEIAGAVTYLLSRAASYVTGAEIAVDGGWTTGPTVKYVMGQ
- a CDS encoding glycoside hydrolase family 6 protein, producing MISSAVGVVARWTAPFLAVAAVASLGLSTDRAPREDAPAIRLVDDSNPLAGRPFYADPISKAKAAAAQSDPPSPELTAIANTPQAYWLDQAFPASTVGGTVAGLTGAANAAGATPVLVLYGIPHRDCGSYAAGGFGSADSYRAWIDSVAAGLGGSPAAIIVEPDALAMADCLSGGQRQERFDLIRYAVDTLTRDPAAAVYIDAGHSRWVSAETMASRLNDVGVAKARGFSLNTTNYFTTGEEIGYGEAISGLTNGAHYVIDTSRNGAGPAEGDPMYWCNPDGRALGVAPTTDTAGAHADAYLWVKRVGESDGSCGRGEPGAGTFVKSFAIDLARNAAH
- a CDS encoding nitrilase-related carbon-nitrogen hydrolase; amino-acid sequence: MTSVKAAAVQISPVLYSRERTVERIVAKIDELATLGVQFAVFPETVIPYYPYFSFVQRPFEMSAEQLRLMEEAVTVPSPATDAIGDAARRAGMVVSIGVNERDGGSIYNTQLLFDADGELIQRRRKITPTYHERIVWGQGDGSGLRATDSAVGRIGQLACWEHYNPLYRYALIADHEQIHAAMFPGSIFGEQFAQQTEIQVRNHALESGAFVVVSTAWLNPEQQQQIMADTGTPVGPISGGCFTAIINPQGEIIGEPLRSGEGHVIADLDFAQIDRRKAFMDASGHYSRPELLSLNVDHTPRPHLHRTDVAEVDRVDD
- a CDS encoding DUF302 domain-containing protein, translating into MDAQEIPFSGVRVRFGSDKTFDELSDSLFSDIGAEPAHITDLPALADRDWAAFAADVQRQAGPSDFMLMHLIDHTVWLSTAGVERKALRVILGNPLIAITMIRHDLTAGLFAPVEILLMEEDDDRSSLTYVKPSSLMVIEDNEALRAAALILDDKLAALATKVVSTE
- a CDS encoding acyl-CoA dehydrogenase family protein; amino-acid sequence: MTSTAEHLRYVLDGRWREVKDRIREELSAELFKPHYTPSTAIARAKVTEQMKYMASRGAAEDAFAKGHGGNGDAGATIARIEMLAMSDLSLMVKAGVQWGLFGGAIDNLGTERHHKAYVRKAIDLDLVGCFAMTETGHGSDVQSLETTATYDQATGEFVIDSPTPTARKDYIGGAAESAQVAAVFAQLITKGENHGVHCFVVPLRDEYGNDLPGIRTSDCHYKGGLPGVDNGRIQFDQVRIPRESLLNRYGDVAEDGTYSSPIESPNRRFFTMLGTLIRGRVTVGGSAAAAARVALDIATRYALQRRQFEAPSGAGAKRPGGTTQTDEEVLIMDYLVHQRRLLPLIAKSYALQFAQNELVSDLHDLTAIAEPDGEVQRELEARAAGLKAAATWHATKAIQECREACGGAGYLAENRLISLKADTDVFTTFEGDNHVLTQLVAKHLLTEYADDIKGMSPFEWVRFATSTARERVRRSTGTETILQNLLDTRQDNEEAGSLFNRGTQAKMFEDRADYLLSTVARRLQANSKEMSPFEAFNSVQDHVLHAASAHIDRIVFESFAAGIDACADPEAREIFGLMCDLYALSAIEEDKAWYIEHRFLSMDRAKAVTAGINDRCRKLRPYAEVLVDGFGIPEQLRYAEMLHPERIPEI
- a CDS encoding cytochrome P450, producing the protein MAEDFPHASIIEGVRFTAQIGVPNVLLGLFNKRELPTRIASGLSSDYLGYQLVEGMVRSYGPSPFYVRVVADEALLVHHPDDLEFVLSGSPDPFASDPKPKRDGMAAFQPDALTISRGQPWEDRRRFAEAVLDTGHPVHRLAQAFVEKVARTVESLGAGALRWSDWNAAFQRLTRCVVFGDKAADDTRLTSQLSELMSAGNGMPGEPAPGYPEFLAHIESYLQNPEPGSLAALIADTPPPADASPASQVIHWLFAMGDTLAANAFRTLAVLSTHSENLNEVRAEMASADINSGQGIASLKYLGGCLLDTMRLWPTTGLFGRVATRDIEFPSGAVLPEGKQVLIYNVFNHRNRDRIQYADRFSPGEWVSGDAGSDWSYNFFSHGPQGCPGAGLSVFLGQAFLAHVLTGSTPVLRGATLNPQKSLPHSIDLYGISIER